The DNA window TtaataaattggcaccagacatTCCTGAAATTATAAAATGCTGATATTCGTTCATAACCTTCGttcgattctgagttgaaattGAGTGTGTTGTTTCGTACCAAAGGGATTGCTCAGGGCTGTACCGTTTATCCGTCATTCTTTTACTCATCACCATATGAACTATGCTGGATACAGTTTACTGCTCCAGAAATCCTGGGGTGGTTCGAAGACAATCTCCAAACAACGGGAGACGTGCGTATTTGGATGATTACTGGTCCTATTGTTGGAGATCCACACGCGCTCACAAATTCCTGAGCAAAACTTTACCATACTGAGTGGCTGACATCACAGCTTAGAACCAAATTTACGGAATTCGTAGTAGTTCGATTTGACTACGCTGGTCCTTCTTAAGCCGCTAACGTAGCTCAGCCCAAGTGCGTTAGTCAACGCAGCAAGTCGCaatgtcgggtcaaaacgacgttccagttgcgtaagcggttgcgctcgaagcaacAGCGGTGGACAAAGCGATTGAAATTGAGgtggaaccaaaaaaaaaaaacgaaaccaaATGAGGCGAAATGTAGCGATGAATGGAGCTGGTAGAGGTCCCCCCACGACCCTAACggttgcgctccaccgcaccgctccgagcggcgccgcttacgcaactgcatccagctacatttcgttttgatcctactatagcAGCAATTTCTCACAGCACAACGAACCTCCGAATTCCTGCAGCAAAACTGTATTGGTCGGCTTTCTTTCCCCTCAGAAATTCCcgcttctcttttcttttgctgctTTCTTCTATCGACTCAAACAAAAGCAGTAACATTATCTTCtacgaaataatttatttctattgcGTCATTAGACGTTTGTTGAACTGAGCTGAGCATACAGTTTTTAGGAACAGAATATGAATATGTTACAGGCTGAAAAGttgcttttatttgtttcataatcgaaaaaaaaaacaccttttgCAATTGTTATGTTCCCGAAGTCCGATGCTGATTTCCATTTGAGAAGTAGACCTACTGGAATGTatgattttcaggatttcaagGATTAAAAGACGCGctattttcatttcctgtttttttctccagtttaTCATCATCCGCCAATGATTTATGATATTGCGGCCGCTGTTATGTTGGCAATGAAGAACGAAATGCAGTTTTCACAGAGATCCTTCAAGCAAAGGGAGTTCCGGACAAGGAGACAAAATAACTGCAAATGAACCGTAgattgctcctttttttccggaaaaagtTGTGTTTATTGACTTTGTCAGGGGTTATGGGAAGATTAAAATACGTAGCAGCTTCATAATTGACGTACTATATTGAAAACAAACCCTGacgaagaagatgaaaaacaaaGCGAGGAAAAAGGTTATGGTGTTTTTTTGCACAGTAGTAGGAAGTGGAGGTGATGGAGGCAGAATAGTATTCCTCAGCTCGAACAATCTTATGACCTTGTCCCACATGGTGGCATACTTacgtatagttgggtcaaaatggCTTGGAgttcagtgcagttgcgtaagcggcgcggtggagacggcggttggaatcaaggtgggaccatcgcaaactgcagcaatgaacgatggtagcaggggtcctcactagatactagccgctacgctccaccgcaccgcttcgagcgcagccgcttacgcaactgcagtgaatttcatgtcattttgacccgactatgatTCAGGTTCTCACAACATTCTGAGCTCATCGTTATCTTAGAAAATATTGCGAAGACACTACGTCCTACGGTAGACCACAACTACTATGGTCATAATTCTTGTCCGCTGAACTTACGGGGTGTTCTGGTCAGGCAGCTACGAATCCTTTAAAATAGAGTGGTCCTGGACAGAAGGTCAGATCCAATTAAACTCTGCCTAACGTTTCTGCAGGTACTTGCAAAGTTTGAAACATAAAACACaatacatttacatttacttAACTAGATTAAAATATACATCCGTCTTTCGAACCGTTGTATGGAAGATATTACAATTATCACATGACACATAAATATACTGAAATTACTAGAATTGTGCATATGGGACCCGTTCCAGGTACAATACATATGTATAAACTCGCTTGTTTATGACATATTCTGCAGCTTTCTGAATGTGCgagcaaaaagagcacaataaataagaatgaaaggataaaaaatccccaagaaaaaaaaaagaaactgagaaaTGCGTGAGGAATTAAGATTACAGAACGAACTTAAGcttagataaaaaaaaaaactacgccGGCAGGCAAGTATTCTAAAAACaataaccgaaaaaaaagaactgtaatCCATGAGGGAAGCAGAAATAGGTTCTATGGAATACTACTGGATTGTCTGCACAACAATCCCTATTATATGTGCCGGAGCAAATCCTTTGGAGTCCTCTAATGCTAACTTGAACTATGATATTGctcaaataataaacaattgtCGATAAAcaatatatgtacatacacatatatacactATTAACTATTGTTAGAGTTATGTGTACAAGCATCTACAGACTACCGGTTAGTTTTCGTCGCCGAACGCTTGATCAAGGATACCCATCGGTCCGACCCGTGTAGCTGAGATCTTCTGTTCCTCGTTTTCTTTCACGTTCTTCATGGCGCTTTTGATTAGTTGCTTTTGGAGTAGCAATACAGAGCTTTGATTGTTCATGAGGAATTCTTTTAAGGATAGTAGACCATCCTGATAGTCGACTGATGATCGTTCTGACGACTCGTCGTATCCTGTAAAGTCAAGGAGTAGTTTCAGGTGAATATTCGAGATATAGACTTATAGAAcaggtaaagtgtagttgtggGGGAGGGGGAAAGGAGTGGAGGGCACTCAGTCGCGCTCTTATTGCTAGACGTAAATAAGtgaatcagtcggggccctaagaagACGTAAGCATTATTCTTAGAGGatttatgacatgtaagctaaagttactaagaaaaagaTGACAGAGCGTCCATTAGAATGGAACTACATTTCGTCATATAATATTACCTTTTTATCCGTttctgaaaactgaaaagaggTCTTTTGATATAGTTGGGAAATAAAATCCATTATTATTGCGAACAAACTGTGTCTGATGTTTATGAATTCATTCGACCTGTATTGCCAGCATTTTAATTGAACACTTGGTATTTTCCTCCTAGAGTGTTTTTTGCAGGTTCTGCATAGTTTATCTTGTTGTTGGGATTTATATGAAGCTACTGGGAAgtactcatttcatttccgtATTCACCTACATCTTCCTAATGGTGATGTACGCCATTAAAACCTGTCTTATTCATCTTAGAGTTCTTTTCCAAACTATTCTATTCCCATTAatccccaattttttttctccgagaaATACTATCCTGGAATTCGTAGTGTTAACGACACAATACGTTCACACAAGACGCTAATGAAGTCGACGGATTCCATGACACTCATCGGGGTATTCGGTTCGTTACCACGGGTTACCTATGTGTTAATAGATTCCTGTGATTCTCTGTTGATTGCATACAATTTAGCTCGCACACTTAGAGGCAGTCATTAGGCACCAGGTCACCCAGTTGATGTCATCTAATGAGCTGACTTGTTGAACTGAAGTCGACTGACTGTGAGAAGATATTAATCATTTTCTAGTAATTGCAACCGACGAAAACTGATTATAATGACTTCCTGGTAGTTTTTTAGATTACTGGGTTGAATTATTCGAAGAATTGAAAACGATCTACGACAACTGCTGAAAGCATGGTACCACATATTACCTAAAATGCTATCTAAGATGGAGAAAAGGGGTTTTTCTGGGTTGTATTGCGCTCTCGTATTGCGTTTATCAAGGAGTGATATGCTTCAAATCTGTTGAGGTTTCAATAGTTAAGCAAAATAATAGCAACCAGAAACACAGAAATCGCACAACTGCTGTCATTTCGGAAGTCCTAAAGGCCTCTTCTCAGGAGGCAGACAAGTTAAGAATGAACTCAACGAAAAACTATGGTCAACTAGAGCTATGACACCTTTTAATGCGGTCGAATGGTTATTGAGAAAAGGTAAGAACTGTTTTTCTTACCTTTTGGAGGTCGTAATCCCAATCCCATATATCGTCGCTTCTTCTTTAAACAACAAATTGTTCCCTTCACGTCCATTTTCTTTATCATAAAGTTCAAAAGTTGTCTGGAAAGTGATTTTGTTTACTGTTGCTTTATAAGTGTTTGCATTTTAGTGAATGGTCACAAGTCTCACCTTACTACTATGGAAGACACGTTAAAAAGGCAATAGAAACAACAGGCACCGAGTGTGAGCAATGCGAAATTGAGAAATCTACAACGGAAAAATTCTTTACAAGTAACGTTCAGcatgaacaaaaacactgagcACGAAGGTACATAGTTGGAGGGGTTCAGCacaatttaaaagaaagaattttaaacATTCGAGGTCGTCCGGGCCTAGCTCTGGGATTATTTCATACGCTGGAAACGAATATGACATCCAGTCAGCATAAAGATTCAACCGTTTAAcggttttcgaaaaaaaacccatcaaAATCAGGCAAAACTACTTCTCGTGGGTAACCTAATCTTcccaaacgaaaaaaaaaccacaagatTTTGGACGAGGCAACGCTGACAAACTGTGTTTAGATTTTAATTTCACAATCTATTAGTGTTATATTCGTGTTCTGCACATTCTGCATATGAAATTATCCCAAAAAGGCCTCACCTCAATATTCAAAAGACTTCGACATCGGGTCCCGTCGGCACTGGGCCCCTTCAACTACCTTAGCACCAAATACTGATTTCATGTTCTACTTACCTGTACAGATCTCCATTCATTTTCGTCACATCCTTTTGATTGGAGACATAGTCGCCGAAGCCGATGGTAGCAAAACTGAAAATAACAGTTCTCTTCGGAAAACATACTTATTGATCAACGTTTGAATTTACCTTATGAAACAGAAATACATAGCTTCTATGTATGCCCAATCCTCTACATGTGAATAAATCAAAGCTGCTGTGCTAATCAATAATGCAGAGATgctaaattagaaaaaat is part of the Necator americanus strain Aroian chromosome V, whole genome shotgun sequence genome and encodes:
- a CDS encoding hypothetical protein (NECATOR_CHRV.G20766.T2), whose amino-acid sequence is MYCILKRFGSSTPRTNGGRILTIIYGVVGCTSCVLFFNLFLERLVTALSYLLRYLHEKKLQRRLIRNSSNNKPVTLLINNADYCESASSCEGPADGWRPSVYKVFFCLFSISALLISTAALIYSHVEDWAYIEAMYFCFISFATIGFGDYVSNQKDVTKMNGDLYRFLNFALLTLGACCFYCLFNVSSIVVRQLLNFMIKKMDVKGTICCLKKKRRYMGLGLRPPKGYDESSERSSVDYQDGLLSLKEFLMNNQSSVLLLQKQLIKSAMKNVKENEEQKISATRVGPMGILDQAFGDEN
- a CDS encoding hypothetical protein (NECATOR_CHRV.G20766.T1); amino-acid sequence: MRFGCTSCVLFFNLFLERLVTALSYLLRYLHEKKLQRRLIRNSSNNKPVTLLINNADYCESASSCEGPADGWRPSVYKVFFCLFSISALLISTAALIYSHVEDWAYIEAMYFCFISFATIGFGDYVSNQKDVTKMNGDLYRFLNFALLTLGACCFYCLFNVSSIVVRQLLNFMIKKMDVKGTICCLKKKRRYMGLGLRPPKGYDESSERSSVDYQDGLLSLKEFLMNNQSSVLLLQKQLIKSAMKNVKENEEQKISATRVGPMGILDQAFGDEN